CAACTATTGGTTTCGGATAATCCCCAATATCGACATCATTGTCATTTTCGAGTTTATGGATTACAGAAGATTCGATGTCCCGCAGTTCAGGCACCCATCTTTTTATGTATTCACAATCACTATCGAACTTCTTCTGCTGACGCCAGGGGTTGAATATCCTGAAATATGGCTGTGAATCTGCACCTGTAGAAGCTGCCCATTGCCAATTCCCATTGTTCACACAGGGATCGTAATCCACCAGTTTACATGCGAAATAGCGCTCACCCCACCTCCAGTCTATGTGCAGGTCCTTCACAAGGAAGGATGCCACTATCATCCTGACACGATTGTGCATATATCCTGTAGTGTTCAACTCCCTCATACCGGCATCCACAATGGGAAATCCTGTGTTTCCCGAACACCAGGCCTCGAATAGCTTCCGATCATTGGCCCACTCAAGATCATCGAACTTGCTCTTGAATGCATGCCTGAAGACCTCCGGGAACTCAAAAGCAAGTTGTGTGAAAAAATCCCGCCAGTACATTTCACTGATTAGTGTATGATCCCTTCCAAGCTCATGTAGAACAGAATAATAGAACTCCCTTATGGAGATCGTACCCAGCTTATTGTGTGCAGAAAGGCCGGTAGTACCCCTGATAGAGGGCAGATCACGTTCATGATCGTAGTTTGAGAACTCTGATAGAGACTTAAGAATTGACAGGGCATTGCTCCTCCCACCGTGTGTAAACAGATGTTCATTACTCTCAGGAAGCAAGCCTTTCAGAAAATCTACATCTGAAACCCCGTCAACCTCACCTGCCTCGAGATCTCCGGTGAAAAAAAGGTCAGCAACGTCTTCACTCACACCGGCAAACATTGAAGGAATGGGAACATCCCTTTTCGATGCCTCTCTGAAGAACTGTGTGAATACCTTGTACGGAGTCCCCTGTTTAGTGCGTACCATCCCGGGCTCAGTGAGCAGGCAGTCGTGGAACTGAAACAGTTCAACACCCCGATAGTTGCACAAACTTGAGATTCTCTCATCCCTTTTGAGACTGAAAGGAGTGTAATCACGATTCATGAAGACTGCATTAATCCCACCCTTTTCCAGAAGGTTACCGATCACATTTTCCGGAAGACCTGAAAAGAGGTACAACCTGCCATCCACAGCTTCCAGTTGCCCCCTGAGGTCGTCAAGTGATTCCAGAAGGAACTGAAAGGAATTGCTGTTGAAGTTCTTCCTTGCAGGATCGCTCAGGCGCGGGTCGAATATGAAACAAGGAATAACCTCGTCGGACATCTCAAGAGCTGCGAGAAGAGCAGTGTTGTCATCGACCCGCAGGTCCCTCCTGAAAACAAAGAGAGACCTCTGGAAGCGGGACATCACTCGAGCTCCACTGCAAGTTCATTCTTCATCAGCATAGGTGGCACCCACGGGGGATTGTAGCGCATCAGGAAGAACTCGCCTTTAGTATTCAGACCATTCTCCGAGATCTTCCCTTCAAGTATTTCCCTGTGAGATTCTATTTTGGAATCTGTGACATAGCCGGAGAATTTGATAGTCACAACCTTTCTTGGAGCTACATCGTGTATCAGCACACCTTCTTCCAGCGGAGCAGGTGCATTTTTAGAATCATACCCTTCCGGCAGGACGAAGGACATATGCATCACATCCCCCTCCTGCCTTGATATCACAGGAGCGGTCATCGCTATCTTTGTATTTTGTTCGTTCTTTCCAAATATGTAACCGGAGAGTATCCTGAAACCGGAGTTAGAACCACCTGCATCTGCAGATATGAAAGTGTTCTCTTCATACTGTCTTATCTCAACACCATCGCCGAGCTCTTCGATCACTGTATAATTAACCTGTTCAGTACTCATAGATATCCTGACCCCCACCAGGAACCATATTGCAACAAGGACCAACAATGTTGCCACTATCACAATTAATGCCCCCTTATTTTCCATGATAATATATGGGGGCGAGAAGTTAATAAATCTTTAGAATGAGATTAGCAAAATGCTGAAAACTTCCAGATCATGCCAGTCCGAGTTCCTTCATAATGCCAATTGCATTTAATGCACTCTTCTCTTTGTCCTTGATCTCCAGCATTATATCAAGATCGAATTCCCTGACCTCTTCAAGAAAATCCCGAAAATGACCAATATCCAGAGATGTTGAATGTTTTCCCTTCCTTGCACCGGGCTGTTGGTTGCTGTAATCGATCATTGGAACACCATCACCCTTACCCCATGTCGAAGCAGCATCACCCATAGCACTGGAAAAACTTTCCCCGTTGTTGAGACATTCATGGTGAAAGCTATCAAAAATAATAGGAATTCCACAGAGATCAGTTATCAGGAGACAATCCCTGAGGCTGTACAGACGATCATCATTCTCAACAACAAGCCTCTTCCTAAGTCCCGGATCAAGGCTCTCGTATCTCTCAACAAACCTCTCAACTGCCAGTTCCCGATCCTTGTAGACACCCCCGGCATGTACCTGTACTTTCGCAGTATTATCCAGCCCCATAGCATCCAGGAGTTTGCAGTGGTACTCAAGTTCTGCAATGCTTCTCTGAGTAATGCCCTCATCAGGAGAGTTCAGAAGAATGAACTGGTCCGGATGCATGGATATCCTCATGTCGTTCTCAATTATGAACCGGCCAATCTCCTGCAGCTCAGACCTGAAGTAGCCCACCCAATCAAAATCACAAATAGGATGGGAAGCAAATGGAACAGTATCAGAACTTAGCCTGAAGAAGAAAAGATCGTTATCCAGATTATATTTCAGTATCTTGTGCATGCAATCCAGATTGTTAGTTACAGTATCTACCAGCTTATCTTCAGAATAGGAAGCAAGCCTGAACTTCCTGTTGGCAGCACACCCAATGCTCCTGTTAATACAGGGATAACCCAATTTCATAGAATGATCACTCCTTAAAGAAAGGCCATAATTGGTTTGAGTCCAGAATGATTTAATTCTTTTGAAAGAGGAAATGACAAAAATGAAGTGTGAAACGAATCAACAAAGAGTGAACTAAAGGTTGTAGTTATGTTAAAAGAGAAGAAAGATGCGCCGACCGGGATTTGAACCCGGGTTTATGGCTTGGAAGGCCACAGTCATAGCCACTAGACCATCAGCGCACTTGCATCCCCTAACTTGCATTTTTAGAATATAATCCTTTCGCTTAAAATGAGCTACGTGTCGGAAGTATTGCAACGAATCCAATACGAATCCGGGAACCCATGATAAGCACTTATAAAGAATAGGTACTTCGAAGTTCCTTTATCTCGTCCCGAAGTGCCGCTGCCCTCTCAAATTCGAGATTTGCAGCCGCAGAATGCATCTCCGCCTCAAGGTCAATTATCATGTCTGCAAGCTCCATATCAGATAGATCCTCGGCAACCTCAAGGATCTCGGACTTCACTTCCTCATACTCTGCCTCGACAAGTTCCTTCTGCAAGGCCTTCCTGATGGTCTGCGGAATTATATTGTGCTCCCTGTTATACGCAAGCTGAATCTCACGCCTTCTGTTAGATTCCTTAAGAGCACCAGCCATGGAACCGGTCATGTTGTCGGCATACAGGATAACATATCCTTCAGAGTTCCTGGAAGCCCTTCCTATGGTCTGTATCAGGGACCTCTCCGAACGCAGGAAACCTTCCTTGTCCGCATCAAGAATAGCAACAAAAGCAACCTCCGGGATGTCAAGACCTTCCCTCAGGAGGTTGATACCCACAAGTACATCGAACTCACCTTTCCTGAGGTCACGGATGATCTCCGCCCGCATGAGAGTGTCAATATCAGAATGCATGTAGCGAACCCGGATGCCCATCTCCAGCAGGTAGTCCGTCAGGTCCTCTGCCATGCGCTTGGTCAGTGTTGTCACAAGAGTACGATAGCCACGTTCCGTGACCTTATTGACCTCACCGATAAGATCATCGATCTGCCCTTCAACAGGGCGTACGTAGACCTCCGGATCCACAAGACCGGTAGGCCTGATGATCTGCTCAACGACAGCACTGCTGATGCCAAGCTCATATTCCGCAGGGGTTGCGGACACATATATCGCCTGGTTTATCAGGCGGTGGAACTCATCATACTTCAGAGGACGGTTGTCAAAAGCTGAAGGCAACCTGAAACCGTAATTGATAAGAGATTCCTTCCTGGCGCGATCACCATTGTGCATACCCCGTATCTGAGGGATGGTCACATGAGACTCATCGATGACCAGCAGGAAATCATCAGGGAAGAACTCAAGCAGGGAAGACGGAGGATCTCCGGGACTCCTACCATCGAAGTGACGGGAATAGTTCTCAATACCGCTGCAGTATCCAAGTTCGCGGATCATCTCCATATCAAAGTTGGTCCGCTGCAACAACCGCTGGGCTTCGAGCACCCTGTTATCCGCCTCAAGCTTTGAGACCTGCTCTTCAAGCTCTTCCTCAATGGAATTGAGTGCCTTCACCATTTCTTCCTGAGGCATGATGAAATGCTTTGCCGGATAGATGACAATGCTGTTTTCCTCTTTCACAACACCCAGGGTCTTGCCAGTCAACGGATCAAAAGAGGATATTCTGTCGATCTCATCCCCGAACAGTTCAATGCGTATACCGTGGTTCTCCTGTGCAGGGAACACTTCCACAGTGTCACCCTTGGATCGGAAAGTACCTTTCGCATAATCCATTTCGTTGCGCTCATACTGGATGTCGATGAGACTTGCGAACAACTCACTTCTACCGATCTGCTCACCCTGCTTCAACACTACAGACATTTTTCTCCATTCTTCAGGAGAACCGATGTTGTAAATACTTGAAACACTGGAAACAACAATAACATCCCTGCGCTCTATAAGTGACTTTGTGGCAGAAAGCCTGAGCCTGTCGATCTCCTCGTTCACAGAGGAATCCTTCTCGATATACGTATCAGTAGTGGGAATATAGGCCTCAGGCTGGTAGTAATCATAATAGCTGACAAAATATTCAACGGCATTATCAGGAAAGAACTCCCTGAACTCCGAAAACAGCTGGGCTGCAAGCGTCTTGTTGTGAGCGATCACAAGTGTGGGTTTCTGGACCTTCTGTATGACATTGGCTACTGTGAATGTCTTACCGGAGCCTGTTACACCCAGCAGGACCTGATGTTTTAACCCTTTATCAAGCCCCTCGACCAGCTTCCGGATAGCTTCCGGCTGGTCACCTTTTGGTTCATATTCAGATACAAGCTTAAAACTGCCCATCAAATTGTGAATATGTCTGTGAACACCTATAAACGTATGTGTGCGGCACTAGAGGCTCATTTCACAGAACAACAGGACATAAAAACAGGATCACATATCCACACCATCACCAGAACAGCAAGAACCACATCATAATACTGGCAATCCCTGAAGATGAACCGAATGCGATCGGTATCGGGCCTATCATCACAAGACCTCCGAAGTCACTGGATCCGGATGAGGTCATGGCAGTCACTACCATACCTGTAAAAACAAGAAAAAGAACCAATGAAGATCAATAGAGAACCAAGTTGAAAGTCATCATTCCCCGATCCCATAGGAAACAATTCTCACAGAACAATTAAAAGTCATACCCTCTGCGTCTGCCAGACAGGTGCATATCCCTGCGGAGCTGCCTGACCGGCAACATCTTCCATGTCAGCAATATAGATATATTCCCTCTGTGTGCGATTGCCACGACGTTCCAGAAGGTTCTTGCGATACATGCGGGAGAGATATGTAGAAACTGTGCTTAACTTGATCTCACCATAGACACGCTCATAGTTCTGCTGGATCTGCTGTGAAGTGGACCATTCACGAGGATGTTCATACTTCAGGAAAAGTTCAAGCCTTTCACTGATAGTTAGTTTTGAATTACTCACCTTGTCGCGAAGTGGTACATTAGAAACAGTATTGTTGTTAACCTGTGGAACCTGTTGTTGTGTCACAGCTCCCTGAGAAGGAACTGACGGAGCGACCATTCCGGGAGACACCGGCGACTGCTGCGGTTGTGCAGGCTGTTGATAAACAGCTGGCTGGTTCACCACAGGATTCACACCCGGATTCACTGTTTGCTGATTCACAGGTACATAGTACTGCGGATACTGTTGAGTTTGCTGTACAGGCACCTGTACAGACTGATAAATTGGCTGCGCCTGCTGTTGAACTGGCATAACAGGAACAGAACAGTATTGTGGC
This genomic stretch from Methanococcoides sp. LMO-2 harbors:
- a CDS encoding TIGR00304 family membrane protein; this translates as MVLFLVFTGMVVTAMTSSGSSDFGGLVMIGPIPIAFGSSSGIASIMMWFLLFW
- a CDS encoding heme-binding protein codes for the protein MENKGALIVIVATLLVLVAIWFLVGVRISMSTEQVNYTVIEELGDGVEIRQYEENTFISADAGGSNSGFRILSGYIFGKNEQNTKIAMTAPVISRQEGDVMHMSFVLPEGYDSKNAPAPLEEGVLIHDVAPRKVVTIKFSGYVTDSKIESHREILEGKISENGLNTKGEFFLMRYNPPWVPPMLMKNELAVELE
- the uvsE gene encoding UV DNA damage repair endonuclease UvsE produces the protein MKLGYPCINRSIGCAANRKFRLASYSEDKLVDTVTNNLDCMHKILKYNLDNDLFFFRLSSDTVPFASHPICDFDWVGYFRSELQEIGRFIIENDMRISMHPDQFILLNSPDEGITQRSIAELEYHCKLLDAMGLDNTAKVQVHAGGVYKDRELAVERFVERYESLDPGLRKRLVVENDDRLYSLRDCLLITDLCGIPIIFDSFHHECLNNGESFSSAMGDAASTWGKGDGVPMIDYSNQQPGARKGKHSTSLDIGHFRDFLEEVREFDLDIMLEIKDKEKSALNAIGIMKELGLA
- a CDS encoding deoxyribodipyrimidine photo-lyase: MSRFQRSLFVFRRDLRVDDNTALLAALEMSDEVIPCFIFDPRLSDPARKNFNSNSFQFLLESLDDLRGQLEAVDGRLYLFSGLPENVIGNLLEKGGINAVFMNRDYTPFSLKRDERISSLCNYRGVELFQFHDCLLTEPGMVRTKQGTPYKVFTQFFREASKRDVPIPSMFAGVSEDVADLFFTGDLEAGEVDGVSDVDFLKGLLPESNEHLFTHGGRSNALSILKSLSEFSNYDHERDLPSIRGTTGLSAHNKLGTISIREFYYSVLHELGRDHTLISEMYWRDFFTQLAFEFPEVFRHAFKSKFDDLEWANDRKLFEAWCSGNTGFPIVDAGMRELNTTGYMHNRVRMIVASFLVKDLHIDWRWGERYFACKLVDYDPCVNNGNWQWAASTGADSQPYFRIFNPWRQQKKFDSDCEYIKRWVPELRDIESSVIHKLENDNDVDIGDYPKPIVDHSMEREIALFMFKSASQVTDL
- the uvrB gene encoding excinuclease ABC subunit UvrB, whose protein sequence is MGSFKLVSEYEPKGDQPEAIRKLVEGLDKGLKHQVLLGVTGSGKTFTVANVIQKVQKPTLVIAHNKTLAAQLFSEFREFFPDNAVEYFVSYYDYYQPEAYIPTTDTYIEKDSSVNEEIDRLRLSATKSLIERRDVIVVSSVSSIYNIGSPEEWRKMSVVLKQGEQIGRSELFASLIDIQYERNEMDYAKGTFRSKGDTVEVFPAQENHGIRIELFGDEIDRISSFDPLTGKTLGVVKEENSIVIYPAKHFIMPQEEMVKALNSIEEELEEQVSKLEADNRVLEAQRLLQRTNFDMEMIRELGYCSGIENYSRHFDGRSPGDPPSSLLEFFPDDFLLVIDESHVTIPQIRGMHNGDRARKESLINYGFRLPSAFDNRPLKYDEFHRLINQAIYVSATPAEYELGISSAVVEQIIRPTGLVDPEVYVRPVEGQIDDLIGEVNKVTERGYRTLVTTLTKRMAEDLTDYLLEMGIRVRYMHSDIDTLMRAEIIRDLRKGEFDVLVGINLLREGLDIPEVAFVAILDADKEGFLRSERSLIQTIGRASRNSEGYVILYADNMTGSMAGALKESNRRREIQLAYNREHNIIPQTIRKALQKELVEAEYEEVKSEILEVAEDLSDMELADMIIDLEAEMHSAAANLEFERAAALRDEIKELRSTYSL